The Terriglobia bacterium genome contains a region encoding:
- a CDS encoding sigma-54 dependent transcriptional regulator has product MKHDVPILIAEDEKQARESLSALLEDEGYKVICASDGDEAARILTTTTVEAALIDIRMPGKDGLVLLRELRENPNPPAVLIMTAYGTSAVAIEAMALGAFDYLIKPLNFDELRIQLQRAIENRRRIRELEAYRIEEDTLQESEIVGSSPAMQKLYKLIGQTAPTDSTVLIRGESGTGKEVVARALHRHSPRAALHMVKVNCASIPETLLEAELFGHERGAFTGATQRRIGKFEFADGGTIFLDEIGDLSPSTQAKMLRVLQDHCVERLGSNITIPLDVRVLAATNRDLEGAVREGRFREDLYYRLNVVAIVIPPLRERREDIFELAQVLLRRSAARLRLPTPTISEEARRVLYQNDWPGNVRELEHCLERALILSRSGVIMPEHVKLAAGPLTADPLDAFSLEEGLHGAVHKLERRLIERALATAAGNRTRAAQLLKINRRLLYDKLREHGLE; this is encoded by the coding sequence TTGAAACACGATGTTCCCATTTTGATCGCCGAAGACGAGAAGCAGGCGCGGGAGTCGCTCTCCGCCCTGCTCGAGGATGAAGGATACAAGGTCATCTGCGCGTCAGATGGAGATGAGGCCGCCCGAATCCTCACTACGACGACCGTGGAGGCGGCACTGATCGATATTCGCATGCCCGGCAAAGATGGCCTGGTGCTGCTGCGCGAGTTGCGTGAGAATCCCAATCCCCCCGCCGTCCTGATCATGACTGCTTATGGCACCAGCGCCGTCGCCATCGAAGCGATGGCTCTCGGCGCTTTCGACTATCTGATCAAGCCGCTGAATTTCGACGAACTGCGCATCCAGCTCCAGCGAGCCATTGAAAACCGGCGCCGCATCCGTGAGCTCGAGGCCTACCGCATCGAGGAGGACACGCTCCAGGAGTCCGAGATCGTCGGCAGCAGTCCTGCCATGCAGAAGCTGTACAAGCTGATCGGCCAGACGGCACCGACCGACTCGACCGTGCTGATCCGCGGCGAATCCGGAACGGGAAAGGAGGTGGTCGCGCGCGCCCTTCATCGGCACAGCCCGCGCGCCGCACTGCACATGGTGAAGGTCAATTGCGCGTCGATCCCGGAAACACTCCTGGAGGCCGAACTGTTCGGGCATGAACGGGGCGCTTTCACCGGAGCCACTCAGCGTCGTATCGGCAAGTTCGAGTTCGCGGATGGCGGGACCATCTTTCTGGACGAGATCGGTGACCTCAGCCCCTCAACCCAGGCAAAAATGTTGCGTGTGCTCCAGGACCACTGCGTGGAACGACTCGGATCGAATATAACCATTCCGCTCGATGTCCGCGTCCTCGCCGCCACCAACCGCGATCTCGAGGGCGCCGTTCGCGAAGGACGCTTCCGCGAGGATCTGTATTATCGCCTGAATGTGGTTGCCATCGTCATTCCCCCGCTGCGCGAGCGGCGCGAAGACATCTTTGAACTGGCACAGGTCCTGCTGCGTCGCAGCGCAGCACGCCTCAGGCTGCCGACACCCACGATCTCCGAAGAGGCGCGCCGGGTCCTCTACCAGAACGACTGGCCTGGAAACGTGCGCGAACTGGAACACTGCCTCGAGCGCGCCCTGATTCTCAGCCGCTCGGGAGTGATCATGCCCGAACACGTCAAGCTCGCCGCCGGACCGCTTACCGCCGACCCCCTCGATGCCTTCAGCCTCGAAGAGGGGCTCCATGGGGCGGTCCACAAGCTCGAACGCCGGCTGATCGAACGCGCCCTGGCAACCGCGGCGGGGAATCGTACCCGCGCCGCGCAACTGCTGAAGATCAACCGCAGGCTCCTCTACGACAAACTTCGCGAGCACGGCCTCGAATAA
- a CDS encoding peptidylprolyl isomerase, whose translation MDRRYSLHRGEPMGGDRRVSHRRAAADPTRAVALFLFTVMSLPALGRAAASDAALRQAILSAEHNRARSETDLAVLTDAAGNSDPAIQCLAVRALGRLERPELADHIRPLLAAPSPEVRCEAATAYGRALLADRLRAAEAGAHLRERLAGEGDAEVRAALCQVLGRLPYQTAGDYRAAEAALVAATRSAAGHDAPAAVLLGAARGIESLVRLSLKLSPPAAATVERLQELASSAKEDVVRRLALAALVASAKADAAFLTRVLQDRDVQVRRQAVRGAASLSTDDRGADAIISRSLKDPSSTVRYEALAAYGRRGRAEGCRPILAAVKDPTPFVALQAVDLLAGVCPAHQMVVDTLAQIADKLPAKSVARGWHAPAHALVALSKVAPEAARSRLTRFAEHPQWQVRAYAARAAANTRDHMLLEKLACDPVDNVRTATLGGLITNRRHEADALYLQALAARDYQLISTAARGLTAAPDKAGAVTALIASLARLTAEHRDTSRDPRIAILQRLRELGSAEHATALEPYLADFDPRVAALAAEVLASWTGTRHVPVTRALDPGPAPRLAEIEALANATAIVRMRTGGSFELHLLSADAPATVLRFVQLARSGYYAGLTFHRVEPNFVIQGGSPGANEYMGDARYMRDELGRLMHARGTVGISTRGRDTGDAQIFINLVDNPRLDPDYTVFAAVVRGMDVVEGVLEGDVIDRVEIRTARAGARACGTSNHETHSPHLCGW comes from the coding sequence ATGGATCGAAGATATTCGCTGCACCGAGGTGAGCCGATGGGTGGAGATCGACGCGTCAGTCATCGTCGCGCTGCCGCAGACCCGACCCGGGCGGTGGCGCTCTTCCTGTTCACTGTCATGAGCCTGCCGGCTCTCGGCCGCGCGGCCGCGTCCGATGCGGCTTTGCGTCAGGCGATCCTCAGCGCAGAGCACAACCGTGCTCGCTCTGAGACAGATCTTGCCGTCCTTACAGACGCGGCCGGAAACAGCGATCCCGCGATTCAGTGCCTGGCGGTGCGGGCTCTCGGCCGTCTGGAGCGGCCCGAGCTGGCGGATCACATTCGCCCGCTGTTGGCCGCGCCGTCGCCTGAGGTGCGCTGCGAGGCCGCCACTGCATATGGCCGCGCTCTCCTGGCTGACCGGCTCCGGGCAGCCGAGGCGGGCGCACATTTGCGCGAGCGGCTTGCGGGGGAGGGGGATGCAGAGGTGCGTGCTGCCTTATGCCAAGTGCTCGGCCGCCTTCCCTACCAGACCGCAGGAGATTACCGGGCCGCCGAAGCTGCATTGGTCGCAGCGACGCGCTCTGCAGCTGGGCACGACGCGCCTGCAGCCGTGCTGCTCGGCGCGGCCAGAGGCATCGAGTCACTGGTCCGTCTGAGCCTCAAGCTCTCACCTCCGGCGGCCGCAACCGTTGAAAGACTGCAGGAACTGGCCTCATCCGCAAAGGAAGATGTGGTGAGACGGCTGGCGCTGGCGGCGCTGGTGGCATCAGCAAAAGCGGACGCTGCGTTTCTCACCCGTGTCCTCCAGGACCGGGATGTCCAGGTGCGCCGTCAGGCAGTTCGGGGCGCGGCATCACTTTCGACTGACGACCGTGGCGCCGATGCCATCATAAGCCGCTCCCTGAAGGATCCTTCTTCGACAGTCCGCTACGAGGCACTTGCGGCCTACGGCCGCCGTGGCCGCGCAGAGGGCTGCAGACCGATTCTCGCGGCCGTGAAGGACCCAACGCCTTTCGTGGCGTTGCAGGCTGTCGATCTGCTCGCTGGCGTGTGTCCTGCCCACCAGATGGTTGTCGACACCCTGGCACAGATCGCCGACAAGCTGCCGGCGAAATCCGTCGCCAGGGGCTGGCACGCGCCTGCGCACGCTCTTGTCGCACTCTCCAAGGTTGCGCCTGAAGCCGCGCGCTCCAGGTTGACGCGTTTCGCGGAACATCCGCAGTGGCAGGTACGGGCTTATGCGGCGCGGGCAGCCGCCAACACCCGTGACCACATGCTACTCGAGAAGCTGGCATGCGATCCGGTCGACAATGTCAGGACCGCAACGCTTGGGGGGCTCATCACCAACCGGCGTCACGAAGCGGACGCTCTTTATCTGCAAGCCCTCGCAGCGCGCGACTATCAGCTGATCAGCACGGCGGCGCGCGGCCTGACAGCTGCGCCGGACAAGGCCGGTGCCGTGACGGCACTCATTGCTTCTCTCGCCAGGCTGACTGCGGAGCACCGCGACACGTCGCGCGACCCACGGATCGCCATCCTCCAGCGCCTGCGGGAGCTGGGATCCGCAGAGCATGCCACTGCCCTGGAGCCCTATCTGGCCGATTTCGATCCCAGAGTGGCTGCGCTGGCCGCCGAGGTGCTGGCATCCTGGACCGGCACCCGGCATGTTCCCGTAACCAGGGCACTGGATCCGGGTCCGGCTCCCCGGCTTGCCGAGATTGAAGCACTCGCCAACGCAACGGCCATAGTGAGGATGCGCACCGGCGGGAGTTTCGAGTTGCACTTGCTCTCCGCCGACGCGCCTGCGACCGTGTTGCGTTTTGTGCAGCTGGCGCGATCCGGATATTACGCCGGACTGACGTTTCACCGGGTCGAGCCCAACTTCGTCATTCAAGGAGGCAGTCCCGGGGCCAACGAGTATATGGGGGATGCGCGCTATATGCGGGATGAACTGGGACGACTCATGCATGCGCGTGGCACCGTCGGCATTTCAACCCGCGGGCGCGACACGGGCGACGCCCAGATCTTCATCAACCTGGTCGACAATCCCAGGCTGGATCCGGATTACACGGTTTTCGCGGCAGTCGTCCGCGGCATGGATGTGGTCGAGGGCGTGCTGGAGGGTGACGTGATCGATCGCGTCGAGATCCGTACCGCCCGAGCCGGCGCGCGCGCTTGCGGCACCAGCAACCATGAAACGCACTCACCGCATTTGTGCGGCTGGTGA
- a CDS encoding peptidylprolyl isomerase codes for MKTYIRLAAVVAVILSASYVVAQTQGQATGQTQTKKPPTPPAQAAKPPAKAAEPDEPIPPAAPNALFPAVVARVNGKPVLGRDLEQRVRAELATIGSPAWKDLRDDYRSEVTSRQLAQLVGDELLYQKAIGSGVVATQAEIQAQFDQVAKTYPNDAALNTDLANRGMDRKALSRELARTLVVEKYIRENITKKLVVTPAEVLDYYNTHPDEFKHPDIIRTSHILISVPEGASAEQDKIAQQRAEALLERAKKGEDFAKLAKENSMDPSASQGGDIGVTTNGELAPEYEQAAARLKVGEVGVVRTSFGYHVIKLTDRKTAGTSTLDEVRGQLTEFLKNQKEDAEVAKLVKTLQSQAKIEVLITAGSVG; via the coding sequence GTGAAAACATATATCAGATTGGCGGCTGTGGTTGCTGTAATCCTGTCAGCCAGTTATGTCGTGGCTCAGACCCAGGGTCAGGCGACTGGTCAGACCCAAACAAAAAAGCCCCCAACCCCGCCGGCTCAGGCGGCCAAACCTCCTGCCAAGGCGGCCGAGCCGGACGAGCCGATTCCTCCGGCGGCTCCTAATGCACTTTTCCCTGCAGTGGTCGCGCGCGTGAACGGCAAGCCCGTTCTGGGTAGGGATCTCGAGCAGCGCGTCCGCGCGGAGCTGGCCACCATCGGCAGCCCGGCCTGGAAGGACCTGCGTGATGACTACCGAAGTGAAGTCACGAGCCGCCAGCTGGCCCAGCTTGTGGGAGATGAGCTCCTGTACCAGAAAGCGATCGGCAGCGGCGTGGTGGCCACGCAGGCCGAAATCCAGGCGCAATTCGACCAGGTTGCCAAGACATATCCGAACGACGCCGCGCTGAACACCGATCTGGCAAACCGCGGGATGGATCGTAAGGCGCTCTCCCGGGAGCTGGCCAGGACCCTGGTGGTCGAGAAATACATTCGGGAGAATATCACCAAGAAGCTGGTCGTCACGCCGGCTGAGGTCTTGGATTACTACAACACCCACCCCGATGAGTTCAAGCATCCGGATATCATCCGGACCAGCCACATTCTGATCAGTGTGCCGGAAGGTGCCTCGGCCGAGCAGGACAAGATCGCCCAACAGCGTGCCGAAGCGCTCCTGGAACGCGCAAAAAAGGGGGAAGATTTCGCTAAGCTGGCCAAGGAAAACTCCATGGACCCCTCCGCCTCGCAGGGGGGCGATATCGGCGTGACCACCAACGGCGAACTCGCCCCCGAATATGAACAGGCGGCCGCCAGACTGAAGGTGGGCGAGGTCGGCGTTGTGAGGACATCGTTCGGCTATCACGTCATCAAGCTGACGGACAGGAAGACGGCGGGGACATCCACGCTAGATGAGGTTCGCGGCCAGCTCACCGAGTTTCTGAAAAACCAGAAAGAAGATGCCGAGGTGGCGAAACTGGTCAAGACTCTGCAGAGCCAGGCAAAGATCGAAGTGCTGATTACCGCCGGGTCTGTGGGATAA